From a single Apium graveolens cultivar Ventura chromosome 2, ASM990537v1, whole genome shotgun sequence genomic region:
- the LOC141707979 gene encoding uncharacterized protein LOC141707979 isoform X1, protein MENDNSNVDDTAQLIAAASDFANHPGSHSDVSAKDFLNRFPLVLILRALQTTEDVPGLENTVVDCLERLFKTNYGASLIPHSMPFVVVGLGADSQRVKGLACKTVSCLLEKTYDTATAIQLVLEYKLYPLLLTSLTEGDEQVCAASMDAIKSLAISPGGMDIVFPAETNEETDLKCLLSRSSSLGRVRILALIVKLFSISSSVASVVYNSNLLSLLVEEVLTGIDMLKTLSVLELLYEAAEVPHGTEFLSKTTILELLSSIISNPMTDSILRSRSMMICGRLLSKDNIYMFIDETSLRTVTSAIDGRFKEVESQDPDECECALEALGNIGSSIQGAKMLLSSSPPAARHVVDAAFAFHGRGGKQLAGLHALGNIAGEPRPGDDMILDNNAEESLHRLIYATASKSSKLTPSGLLLSVLQQDSDIRLAGYRLIKGLVVRSWCLMEICSRQEMINIITDSYTETTKIEHILLPEETKRRGEEGMEARHDCCLAIYKTFTSSELIRDPMLAGVAAKLQEAVKNGPYLTRKQSEARPIVVTQDRF, encoded by the exons ATGGAAAATGATAACTCAAACGTCGACGACACAGCTCAGTTGATTGCCGCTGCCTCTGACTTTGCTAACCATCCTG GTTCTCACTCCGATGTTTCTGCAAAAGACTTCCTTAATCGCTTTCCTCTCGTACTCATTCTCCG TGCTTTACAAACAACAGAGGATGTCCCTGGTCTCGAAAATACTGTTGTTGATTGTCTAGAAAGGTTATTTAAGACAAACTACGGAGCCTCCCTCATCCCTCACTCCATG CCTTTTGTCGTAGTGGGCCTGGGTGCCGACTCTCAAAGAGTCAAAGGTTTAGCTTGTAAAACG GTGTCTTGCCTTTTGGAGAAAACGTATGATACTGCAACTGCTATACAGTTAGTTCTCGAGTATAAACTGTATCCTCTATTGCTGACTAGCCTAACTGAGGG TGATGAACAAGTCTGTGCTGCATCGATGGATGCAATCAAGAGTTTGGCTATTTCTCCAGGAGGCATG GATATTGTCTTTCCTGCTGAAACTAATGAAGAAACAGACCTCAAGTGTTTACTCTCAAGAAGTTCCTCTTTG GGAAGAGTCCGCATTTTAGCTTTGATAGTGAAACTGTTCTCCATTTCCAGTTCTGTGGCATCAGTAGTTTACAACTCAAATCTTCTTAGCTTACTGGTGGAAGAAGTTCTTACTGGAATTGACATGCTCAAAACTTTGAGTGTATTAGAACTTCTTTATGAG GCAGCAGAAGTTCCACATGGTACGGAGTTTTTGTCCAAGACTACAATTCTTGAGCTGCTCAGTTCCATCATCAG CAATCCAATGACTGACTCAATACTAAGATCTAGATCAATGATGATATGTGGAAGGCTTTTGTCTAAAGATAACATTTACATGTTCATTGATGAAACCA GTCTTAGAACTGTAACTTCTGCTATTGATGGAAGGTTCAAGGAGGTAGAAAGTCAGGATCCAGATGAATGTGAATGTGCACTTGAAGCATTGGGTAACATAGGGTCAT CTATTCAAGGAGCTAAAATGTTGCTTTCAAGTTCACCTCCCGCTGCTAGGCATGTCGTGGACGCTGCCTTTGCTTTTCATGGTCGTGGTGGCAAACAGCTA GCTGGTCTACATGCTCTTGGAAACATTGCTGGAGAACCTCGACCCGGAGATGACATGATACTCGATAATAATGCAGAAGAAAGCCTTCACCGTTTGATCTATGCAACAGCATCCAAGTCCTCCAAGTTAACACCATCA GGCCTCTTACTTTCAGTTCTTCAACAAGATTCAGATATTCGTCTGGCG GGATATAGATTGATAAAGGGATTAGTGGTTAGATCGTGGTGCCTGATGGAGATCTGCTCCAGACAAGAGATGATAAATATAATAACTGACAGTTATACTGAAACTACTAAGATTG AACACATTTTGTTACCAGAAGAAACAAAAAGGAGGGGGGAGGAAG GTATGGAAGCGAGACATGATTGTTGTTTGGCAATCTACAAGACGTTCACATCAAGCGAATTAATCAGAGACCCTATGCTTGCTGGAGTAGCTGCAAAG ctgcaggaagctgttaaAAATGGTCCATATCTTACACGAAAGCAGTCAGAAGCTCGACCAATAGTAGTGACCCAGGACAGATTTTAG
- the LOC141707979 gene encoding uncharacterized protein LOC141707979 isoform X2 codes for MENDNSNVDDTAQLIAAASDFANHPGSHSDVSAKDFLNRFPLVLILRALQTTEDVPGLENTVVDCLERLFKTNYGASLIPHSMPFVVVGLGADSQRVKGLACKTVSCLLEKTYDTATAIQLVLEYKLYPLLLTSLTEGDEQVCAASMDAIKSLAISPGGMDIVFPAETNEETDLKCLLSRSSSLGRVRILALIVKLFSISSSVASVVYNSNLLSLLVEEVLTGIDMLKTLSVLELLYEAAEVPHGTEFLSKTTILELLSSIISNPMTDSILRSRSMMICGRLLSKDNIYMFIDETSLRTVTSAIDGRFKEVESQDPDECECALEALGNIGSSIQGAKMLLSSSPPAARHVVDAAFAFHGRGGKQLAGLHALGNIAGEPRPGDDMILDNNAEESLHRLIYATASKSSKLTPSGLLLSVLQQDSDIRLAGYRLIKGLVVRSWCLMEICSRQEMINIITDSYTETTKIGMEARHDCCLAIYKTFTSSELIRDPMLAGVAAKLQEAVKNGPYLTRKQSEARPIVVTQDRF; via the exons ATGGAAAATGATAACTCAAACGTCGACGACACAGCTCAGTTGATTGCCGCTGCCTCTGACTTTGCTAACCATCCTG GTTCTCACTCCGATGTTTCTGCAAAAGACTTCCTTAATCGCTTTCCTCTCGTACTCATTCTCCG TGCTTTACAAACAACAGAGGATGTCCCTGGTCTCGAAAATACTGTTGTTGATTGTCTAGAAAGGTTATTTAAGACAAACTACGGAGCCTCCCTCATCCCTCACTCCATG CCTTTTGTCGTAGTGGGCCTGGGTGCCGACTCTCAAAGAGTCAAAGGTTTAGCTTGTAAAACG GTGTCTTGCCTTTTGGAGAAAACGTATGATACTGCAACTGCTATACAGTTAGTTCTCGAGTATAAACTGTATCCTCTATTGCTGACTAGCCTAACTGAGGG TGATGAACAAGTCTGTGCTGCATCGATGGATGCAATCAAGAGTTTGGCTATTTCTCCAGGAGGCATG GATATTGTCTTTCCTGCTGAAACTAATGAAGAAACAGACCTCAAGTGTTTACTCTCAAGAAGTTCCTCTTTG GGAAGAGTCCGCATTTTAGCTTTGATAGTGAAACTGTTCTCCATTTCCAGTTCTGTGGCATCAGTAGTTTACAACTCAAATCTTCTTAGCTTACTGGTGGAAGAAGTTCTTACTGGAATTGACATGCTCAAAACTTTGAGTGTATTAGAACTTCTTTATGAG GCAGCAGAAGTTCCACATGGTACGGAGTTTTTGTCCAAGACTACAATTCTTGAGCTGCTCAGTTCCATCATCAG CAATCCAATGACTGACTCAATACTAAGATCTAGATCAATGATGATATGTGGAAGGCTTTTGTCTAAAGATAACATTTACATGTTCATTGATGAAACCA GTCTTAGAACTGTAACTTCTGCTATTGATGGAAGGTTCAAGGAGGTAGAAAGTCAGGATCCAGATGAATGTGAATGTGCACTTGAAGCATTGGGTAACATAGGGTCAT CTATTCAAGGAGCTAAAATGTTGCTTTCAAGTTCACCTCCCGCTGCTAGGCATGTCGTGGACGCTGCCTTTGCTTTTCATGGTCGTGGTGGCAAACAGCTA GCTGGTCTACATGCTCTTGGAAACATTGCTGGAGAACCTCGACCCGGAGATGACATGATACTCGATAATAATGCAGAAGAAAGCCTTCACCGTTTGATCTATGCAACAGCATCCAAGTCCTCCAAGTTAACACCATCA GGCCTCTTACTTTCAGTTCTTCAACAAGATTCAGATATTCGTCTGGCG GGATATAGATTGATAAAGGGATTAGTGGTTAGATCGTGGTGCCTGATGGAGATCTGCTCCAGACAAGAGATGATAAATATAATAACTGACAGTTATACTGAAACTACTAAGATTG GTATGGAAGCGAGACATGATTGTTGTTTGGCAATCTACAAGACGTTCACATCAAGCGAATTAATCAGAGACCCTATGCTTGCTGGAGTAGCTGCAAAG ctgcaggaagctgttaaAAATGGTCCATATCTTACACGAAAGCAGTCAGAAGCTCGACCAATAGTAGTGACCCAGGACAGATTTTAG